In Cryptomeria japonica chromosome 10, Sugi_1.0, whole genome shotgun sequence, a genomic segment contains:
- the LOC131859176 gene encoding leucine-rich repeat extensin-like protein 3 has protein sequence MSGVYITLVTLLIIVSIKLTQLQPRNCGLRGGLIAVTGMEGQNPPPTPAPPPKPPPPPAPPPKPPPPPAPPPKPPPTPPPAPPPAPPPAPPPNPPPAPPPRPPPAPPPAPPPTPPPMPPPAPPPPPNPPPPPKLSVSYTVVLRLLPSPPTITLTTSIEITSIPHCLSLEAIFSTCLGNNTLHKDFALARLPLYS, from the exons atgagcggagtgtat ataacACTCGTAACATTACTAATTAT AGTGAGTATTAAATTGACTCAGCTGCAGCCAAGAAATTGTGGTCTTCGAGGAGGTTTAATTGCTGTGACTGGCATGGAG GGTCAAAACCCTCCACCTACACCAGCTCCACCGCCGAAGCCGCCACCTCCACCAGCTCCTCCTCCAAAACCGCCTCCTCCTCCTGCGCCTCCCCCAAAGCCTCCGCCAACGCCTCCTCCAGCACCTCCTCCAGCTCCCCCACCGGCTCCTCCACCGAATCCTCCTCCTGCACCACCACCAAGGCCTCCTCCAGCACCACCTCCAGCACCACCACCGACACCTCCACCAATGCCTCCTCCGGCACCGCCACCGCCGCCGAACCCTCCACCACCACCGAAGTTATCTGTTTCATATACAGTTGTCTTAAGACTTCTGCCCTCACCACCAACTATTACACTCACCACAAGCATTGAAATAACCAGCATTCCACATTGCTTGAGCTTGGAAGCCATCTTTTCTACCTGCCTCGGCAATAATACTCTTCACAAAGACTTTGCACTTGCTAGATTGCCTTTATATAGTTAA
- the LOC131066191 gene encoding glycine-rich cell wall structural protein-like, with protein MASKLKQCGMLVIAMVMVGVIVSCEGRSLKTIAYQKDNFGGGGGFGGGGGVGGGFGGGAGGGFGGGAGGGLGGGAGGGAGGGAGGGFGGGAGGGAGGGFGGGAGGGAGGGFGGGAGGGAGGGGGFGGGAGGGGGF; from the coding sequence ATGGCTTCCAAGCTCAAGCAATGTGGAATGCTGGTTATTGCAATGGTTATGGTGGGAGTAATAGTTAGTTGTGAGGGCAGAAGTCTGAAGACGATAGCATATCAAAAGGATAATTTTGGAGGTGGTGGAGGGTTTGGCGGTGGTGGCGGAGTCGGAGGAGGCTTCGGTGGCGGAGCTGGAGGAGGATTCGGTGGTGGTGCTGGAGGAGGCCTGGGTGGAGGTGCTGGAGGAGGAGCTGGAGGAGGAGCTGGAGGAGGCTTTGGTGGGGGAGCTGGTGGCGGAGCTGGGGGAGGCTTTGGAGGAGGTGCTGGAGGAGGCGCTGGCGGTGGCTTTGGGGGAGGCGCAGGAGGAGGAGCTGGTGGAGGGGGCGGCTTCGGTGGTGGagctggtggaggtggaggattttaA